Within Thermococcus indicus, the genomic segment CGCAATGGGGGCCGTTGCTGAAGTCGTCAGGAACCTTGCCAGCGTCGGGGCCGAGCCTTTGGCGCTGGTGGACAACCTCAACTTCGCCTCGCCCGAGAGGCCCGAGGTTTACTGGAGCTTCGCCGAAACTGTGAGGGGTCTGGCCGATGCTGCCAAAGCCTTCGGTTTAGCGTACGTCAGCGGGAACGTCAGCTTCTACAACGAGGTTGCAGGAAAACCGATAAAGCCGACACCGGTCGTTGCCGGCCTCGGAAAGGTTAAGCTTGAGGAAATCCCGGAGATGGGGCTGGACAATGGACTGCTCATAGGCGTCGTTGGGGTAACGAAGGCCGAACTTGGAGGCTCGGAGCTGTTCGCGAGGCTCGGCGTCGAAAGTGGCTTTGCCCCGCGCGTGAACCTCGACGAGGAAAAGGCCAACGCCGAAGGAATTCTGAAGGCTATACGGGAAGGCCTCGTCAGAGCGGTTCACGACGTTAGCAGAGGAGGAATCGCCGTTGCCCTCGTGGAGATGGCCCTATTCGGAAACACGGGCTTTGCGGTCGACCTCTCAAAGGTTCCGGCGGAAGTCCAAAACTCGATCGAGATAGGTTTCAGTGAGAGCCACGGAAGATACATAGTTGCCTTTCCCGAGGAGAATCTCGATGAGCTTAAGGCCATCTTCAGGCACTTCGCCGTCATCGGAAAGGCAGAAGGGAGTGATGCAGTTTTCCTCTGGGACGGAAGAGAGCTCCTTCGGAAGTCTCTCGGAGAGCTTGGGGCAGTCCATGAGTCCCTGCCAAGACTGATGGGTGAGGAAGGATGAAGATAGCGACCTACGCTTCACACTCGGCCCTTCAGATTTTGAAGGGGGCAAAGGGGGAGGGCTTTGAGACGGTTGCCTTTGGAAAAAGCCGGGTTAAGCCCCTCTACACCCGCTATTTCCCGGTGGCGGATTACTTCATCGAAGGAAGCTATCCCGAGGATGAACTGCTGGAGCTGGACGCGGTAATCATTCCAACCGGCTCTTTCATAGCGCACCTTGGAATCGGGCTTGTTGAAAAGATGCGCGTCCCCTACTACGGAAACAAAGAAGTTCTGAAGTGGGAGAGTGACCGTTCACTGGAGAGGAGGTGGCTTGAGAAGGCTAAACTCCGTCTCCCGAGGGTTTACGATGACCCGGACGAGATAGACAGGCCGGTCATAGTCAAGCCCCATGGGGCAAAGGGTGGAAAGGGCTACTTCCTGGCGAAGAGCTCCGAGGACTTCTGGAGGAAGGCCGAGAGGCTCGGCGTTCGGGACAAGGAAGAGCTGAGCGGAATCCAGATTCAGGAGTACGTCCTCGGCGTTCCGGTTTATCCCCACTACTTCTACTCGAAGCTCAACCGCGAGCTGGAGCTGATGAGCATAGACCGGCGCTACGAGTCCAACGCCGACGCGATAGGCAGAATTCCCGCCAAAGAACAGCTCGACCTTGAACCCAACACCAACTACACCGTGATAGGCAACATTCCCATAGTTCTCCGCGAGAGCCTCCTCATGGACGTCATCGAGGCCGGGGAGAGGGTCGTTGAGGCTGCGGAGGAGCTGATAGGCGGCCTGTGGGGGCCGTTCTGTCTGGAGGGAGTCTTCACCGAGGAGCTGGAGTTCGTTGTCTT encodes:
- a CDS encoding formate--phosphoribosylaminoimidazolecarboxamide ligase; this translates as MKIATYASHSALQILKGAKGEGFETVAFGKSRVKPLYTRYFPVADYFIEGSYPEDELLELDAVIIPTGSFIAHLGIGLVEKMRVPYYGNKEVLKWESDRSLERRWLEKAKLRLPRVYDDPDEIDRPVIVKPHGAKGGKGYFLAKSSEDFWRKAERLGVRDKEELSGIQIQEYVLGVPVYPHYFYSKLNRELELMSIDRRYESNADAIGRIPAKEQLDLEPNTNYTVIGNIPIVLRESLLMDVIEAGERVVEAAEELIGGLWGPFCLEGVFTEELEFVVFEISARIVAGTNPFVHGSPYSWLRYDFPVSTGRRIAMELREALEDDRLDEILT